From a region of the Streptomyces sp. NBC_00193 genome:
- a CDS encoding DegT/DnrJ/EryC1/StrS aminotransferase family protein has product MDRIPLVHASLGEKELAAVAEVFSSGWPAGQGPQGKALEAQLVERYGVGDAVSLSNCGAALHLAMLALGVEPGDEVIVADYTFPAPAHAVRYVDAVPVFADVRADTGTVDPQAVESLIGPRTVGIIAVDTVGLPADYTELNAIADRHGLFVVEDAACSVGATYQGRQAGTLAPVACLSFHGRKGASSGEGGALLSTDPVIGQDARLRSSFGIGSIFDQSQVVGLPIPEFTDIGYNYKMSDIAAAILRVQMGRIDELLVRRSAIAAQYGELLADEDLLTVPHVPEDRTHAWQSYMVTLDPRVDRAGLAAALRAQDIGCGHGTWATHVQPVYQSKRKCPVSAELFARNLAIPMHAELTEAQVERVVSVLRTELRTHARSR; this is encoded by the coding sequence ATGGACAGGATTCCCCTCGTTCACGCGAGTCTGGGAGAGAAGGAACTGGCCGCCGTCGCCGAGGTGTTCTCCTCGGGCTGGCCCGCCGGCCAGGGCCCCCAGGGCAAGGCGCTGGAGGCCCAGCTCGTCGAGCGCTACGGAGTCGGCGACGCCGTCTCGCTCAGCAACTGCGGCGCCGCGCTCCACCTGGCGATGCTCGCCCTCGGCGTCGAACCCGGCGACGAGGTGATCGTCGCCGACTACACCTTCCCGGCCCCCGCCCACGCGGTGCGCTACGTCGACGCCGTCCCCGTCTTCGCCGACGTGCGCGCCGACACCGGCACCGTGGACCCGCAGGCGGTGGAGAGCCTGATCGGACCGCGGACCGTCGGCATCATCGCGGTGGACACGGTCGGCCTGCCCGCCGACTACACCGAGCTGAACGCGATCGCGGACCGCCACGGCCTGTTCGTGGTCGAGGACGCCGCCTGCTCGGTCGGCGCCACCTACCAGGGGCGCCAGGCCGGCACGCTGGCACCGGTGGCCTGCCTGTCCTTCCACGGACGCAAGGGCGCCAGCAGCGGCGAGGGCGGCGCGCTGCTCTCCACCGACCCGGTGATCGGGCAGGACGCGCGCCTGCGGTCCTCCTTCGGCATCGGCAGCATCTTCGACCAGTCGCAGGTCGTCGGGCTGCCGATCCCCGAGTTCACCGACATCGGCTACAACTACAAGATGTCCGACATCGCGGCCGCGATCCTGCGGGTGCAGATGGGCCGGATCGACGAACTGCTGGTCCGCCGGAGCGCCATCGCCGCCCAGTACGGCGAACTCCTCGCGGACGAGGACCTCCTGACGGTTCCCCACGTACCCGAGGACCGCACCCACGCCTGGCAGTCCTACATGGTGACCCTGGACCCGCGGGTGGACCGCGCCGGGCTCGCCGCCGCGCTGCGCGCCCAGGACATCGGCTGCGGGCACGGCACGTGGGCGACCCATGTGCAGCCGGTGTACCAGTCCAAGCGCAAGTGCCCGGTCTCGGCCGAACTCTTCGCGCGCAACCTGGCCATCCCGATGCACGCCGAACTGACCGAGGCACAGGTCGAGCGGGTCGTGAGCGTCCTGCGGACCGAGCTGCGCACCCACGCGCGCAGCCGCTGA
- a CDS encoding cupin domain-containing protein encodes MSGLIVPPGQGRKLVTKAQDVTFKVTAADGSSISVFEVIVPPGFDVGAHTHTKSQEFFYVLEGELELLAFEPAERTTDTWRTWESAAGEKAVRATAGSCMFVPPGTPHAFRNASDEPARMLFQSYPSPDHEHYFDEIVEIFSAGPSVDAEAVRLMRERYDVNQITPLRFEPPVLPNLRSATDRTA; translated from the coding sequence ATGAGCGGGCTTATCGTTCCCCCCGGCCAGGGGCGCAAACTGGTCACGAAGGCGCAGGACGTGACCTTCAAGGTCACCGCGGCGGACGGGTCTTCCATCTCGGTCTTCGAAGTGATCGTGCCGCCGGGATTCGACGTCGGCGCGCATACGCACACCAAGTCTCAGGAGTTCTTCTACGTCCTGGAAGGGGAGTTGGAACTCCTGGCGTTCGAGCCCGCCGAACGCACGACGGACACCTGGCGCACCTGGGAATCCGCCGCCGGGGAAAAGGCCGTCCGCGCGACCGCGGGCAGCTGCATGTTCGTCCCCCCGGGCACCCCGCACGCATTCCGCAATGCCTCGGACGAACCGGCGCGCATGCTCTTCCAGAGCTATCCCTCGCCCGATCACGAGCACTATTTCGACGAGATCGTCGAGATCTTCTCCGCCGGCCCCTCGGTGGACGCCGAGGCCGTCCGGCTGATGCGCGAACGCTATGACGTCAACCAGATCACGCCCTTGCGCTTCGAACCGCCCGTCCTTCCGAATCTTCGGTCCGCGACCGACCGTACGGCGTAA
- a CDS encoding polyprenyl synthetase family protein yields MDRDACDRLLARVGVAIDDLLKAETEHWGAVDARVAVPVEAVADIVRAGGKRLRPAFCVSGYLAAGGTADERDAADTETVVAAAAALELLHVFALIHDDIMDNSDTRRGTPTVHAKHAALHAERGWAGEHRRFGEGIGILAGDLALSYANRLASGLTGPALRIWNDLVTEVIIGQQLDIALAAELTADPALSRWVAVCKSGRYTIHRPLALGAAIAGRPELQLPFEEYGVAAGEAFQLRDDLLDAFGDGVATGKPAGLDLVEHKMTLLLALAATKDARVAGLVEDGRNGGWDPAELSEALLASGVRQEVEEQIDRLVAAACAALDDAPLAEDWDKRLVKMAEQVAYRDR; encoded by the coding sequence GTGGACCGCGACGCCTGCGACAGGCTGCTGGCCCGGGTCGGCGTCGCGATCGATGACCTCCTGAAGGCCGAGACCGAGCACTGGGGAGCCGTGGACGCCCGCGTGGCGGTACCGGTCGAGGCGGTCGCCGACATCGTCAGGGCGGGTGGGAAGCGGCTGCGCCCCGCCTTCTGCGTGAGCGGCTACCTGGCCGCCGGCGGTACCGCGGACGAGCGGGACGCGGCGGACACGGAGACGGTCGTCGCGGCGGCCGCCGCGCTGGAGCTCCTGCACGTGTTCGCCCTCATCCACGACGACATCATGGACAACTCCGATACCCGGCGCGGGACTCCCACCGTGCACGCCAAGCACGCCGCCCTCCACGCGGAGCGCGGCTGGGCCGGCGAGCACCGCCGGTTCGGGGAGGGCATCGGCATCCTCGCCGGCGACCTGGCGCTCAGCTACGCCAACCGGCTCGCCAGCGGGCTGACCGGCCCGGCCCTGCGGATCTGGAACGACCTGGTCACCGAGGTGATCATCGGGCAGCAGCTGGACATCGCCCTGGCCGCCGAGCTGACGGCCGACCCGGCGCTGTCCCGCTGGGTGGCCGTCTGCAAGTCCGGCCGCTACACCATCCACCGGCCCCTCGCCCTCGGGGCGGCCATCGCCGGACGGCCCGAACTCCAGCTCCCGTTCGAGGAGTACGGGGTCGCGGCCGGCGAGGCCTTCCAGCTCCGCGACGACCTGCTCGACGCCTTCGGCGACGGGGTGGCGACGGGCAAGCCCGCCGGGCTGGACCTCGTCGAGCACAAGATGACCCTGCTGCTGGCCCTGGCGGCCACCAAGGACGCGCGGGTGGCCGGGCTGGTGGAGGACGGCAGGAACGGCGGCTGGGACCCGGCCGAGCTGAGCGAGGCGCTGCTCGCCTCCGGCGTCCGCCAGGAGGTCGAGGAGCAGATCGACCGGCTCGTCGCGGCGGCCTGCGCGGCGCTCGACGACGCGCCGCTGGCGGAGGACTGGGACAAGCGCCTGGTCAAGATGGCCGAGCAGGTGGCCTACCGCGACCGCTGA
- a CDS encoding MMPL family transporter, which yields MMRKIAALPSGRLGKWVVIALWAALLVPALMLAGKLGDVEENDNSAWLPGNAESTAVVERAEKFMSADTIPAVVIYDRSAGVTEADLAKAKADVEAFNGIENIVGPAQGPVKSDDGKAIQTVVQVKKDKSGWEGIGTVVDAMTEVGKKNADGLGFHVAGPSGYAADSIKAFSGGGALTTITALVVVAILLLTYRSPLLPLLPLLTVGVALVTSEAVIYVLAKNAGLVVNKQTSFILTVLVFGAATDYALLLISRYREELLRHEDRHDAMAEALYRSSPAIIASAATVAVSLMLLMLATLNSTQGLGPACAVGVLVGLLAMITLMPALLVACGRWIFWPVKPTYGAPATAESGIWARVGTAVSGRPRLVWIGTALALAVMALGVLGLKADGLANKDQFTNTPQMAVGEQIRSEHFPAGSGDPIFVVSKAASAEQVRTALLGVPGIASVTPPTAKDGEAVMLGELEDDPSSTSAMGTVKDARDAVHAVEGADAQVGGSSAVMLDTQTAAARDSKVIIPIVLVVVLLILMLLLRSVVAPVLLMGTVVLSFGAAIGVSSLVFNHVFGFAGAEASFPLLTFVFLVALGIDYNIFLVTRVREVSVEQGTRRGALLGLSTTGGVITSAGLVLAGTFGAMASLPLVFAAELGFAVAFGVLLDTMIVRSVLVTALTLDVGRWMWWPSKLFLREDDSEPLVETPDLEPALGGK from the coding sequence ATGATGCGCAAGATAGCGGCCCTGCCCAGTGGAAGGCTGGGTAAATGGGTCGTCATCGCACTCTGGGCGGCCCTGCTCGTTCCGGCCCTCATGCTGGCCGGAAAGCTCGGCGACGTCGAAGAGAACGACAATTCGGCCTGGCTGCCCGGCAACGCGGAATCGACCGCCGTCGTGGAGCGGGCCGAGAAGTTCATGTCCGCCGACACCATCCCCGCGGTCGTGATCTACGACCGGTCCGCGGGCGTCACCGAGGCCGACCTGGCCAAGGCGAAGGCCGACGTCGAGGCCTTCAACGGCATCGAGAACATCGTCGGTCCGGCCCAGGGTCCGGTGAAGTCCGACGACGGCAAGGCCATCCAGACGGTGGTCCAGGTCAAGAAGGACAAGTCGGGCTGGGAGGGCATCGGCACGGTCGTCGACGCGATGACCGAGGTCGGCAAGAAGAACGCCGACGGGCTCGGCTTCCACGTGGCCGGCCCGAGCGGCTACGCGGCCGACTCGATCAAGGCGTTCAGCGGGGGCGGGGCCCTGACGACGATCACCGCGCTCGTGGTGGTCGCGATCCTGCTGCTGACGTACCGGAGCCCGTTGCTGCCGCTGCTGCCGCTGCTGACCGTGGGCGTCGCCCTGGTCACCTCGGAGGCGGTGATCTACGTACTGGCGAAGAACGCCGGCCTGGTCGTCAACAAGCAGACGAGCTTCATCCTCACCGTCCTGGTCTTCGGCGCCGCCACCGACTACGCGCTCCTGCTCATCTCCCGCTACCGGGAAGAGCTGCTCCGGCACGAGGACCGGCACGATGCGATGGCGGAGGCCCTGTACCGCTCCAGCCCCGCGATCATCGCCAGCGCCGCGACCGTCGCGGTCAGCCTGATGCTGCTGATGCTCGCCACCCTGAACTCCACCCAGGGGCTCGGCCCGGCCTGCGCCGTCGGCGTCCTCGTCGGCCTGCTCGCCATGATCACCCTGATGCCGGCCCTGCTCGTGGCCTGCGGCCGCTGGATCTTCTGGCCGGTGAAGCCCACCTACGGAGCGCCCGCCACCGCCGAAAGTGGAATCTGGGCCCGGGTCGGCACCGCCGTCTCCGGCCGGCCGCGGCTCGTGTGGATCGGCACCGCGCTCGCGCTCGCCGTCATGGCGCTGGGCGTGCTCGGCCTCAAGGCCGACGGGCTCGCGAACAAGGACCAGTTCACCAACACCCCGCAGATGGCCGTCGGCGAGCAGATCCGCTCGGAACACTTCCCGGCCGGCTCCGGCGACCCCATCTTCGTCGTCAGCAAGGCCGCCTCGGCGGAGCAGGTGCGGACCGCGCTGCTCGGTGTCCCCGGCATCGCGAGCGTCACGCCCCCGACGGCCAAGGACGGCGAGGCCGTCATGCTCGGGGAGCTCGAGGACGACCCCAGCAGCACGTCGGCGATGGGCACCGTCAAGGACGCCAGGGACGCCGTCCACGCGGTCGAGGGCGCCGACGCGCAGGTCGGCGGCAGCTCGGCGGTCATGCTCGACACGCAGACGGCCGCCGCCCGCGACTCGAAGGTGATCATCCCGATCGTGCTGGTCGTGGTGTTGCTGATCCTCATGCTGCTGCTGCGCTCGGTCGTCGCGCCGGTGCTGCTCATGGGCACGGTGGTGCTGTCCTTCGGGGCGGCCATCGGTGTGAGCAGCCTGGTGTTCAACCACGTCTTCGGCTTCGCGGGTGCGGAAGCCTCCTTCCCCCTGCTGACCTTCGTCTTCCTGGTCGCGCTGGGCATCGACTACAACATCTTCCTGGTCACCCGGGTGCGCGAGGTATCGGTGGAGCAGGGCACCCGGCGCGGCGCGCTGCTGGGCCTGTCCACCACCGGTGGCGTGATCACCTCGGCGGGTCTGGTGCTGGCCGGCACCTTCGGGGCGATGGCCTCGCTGCCGCTGGTGTTCGCGGCCGAGCTGGGCTTCGCGGTGGCGTTCGGCGTCCTGCTGGACACGATGATCGTCCGCTCGGTGCTGGTCACGGCGCTGACCCTGGACGTGGGCCGCTGGATGTGGTGGCCCAGCAAGCTGTTCCTGCGGGAGGACGACTCCGAGCCCCTGGTGGAGACCCCCGACCTGGAGCCCGCTCTCGGCGGCAAGTAA
- a CDS encoding prenyltransferase/squalene oxidase repeat-containing protein: MYIADLEYAAPMPWPAEVDPDHVREATDRLIAHVAGRVDADGALREECQSRVLESALALSLMTRTGTDSPARDRLLDFLRANQDSPDRLERVLAALAVARATGRESAGGTELVAKLTEGVLGDAPGFISARRRMMVCAVLSVLGCPLPPEVLDAVADEVPSDPLHSWAAVQQASVTLILAAAAGVDNKVTAAALETLAATDPATTVWEGYALMHLLVLHGLAGFPGNEETVRSGLETLLRHQRADGGFPFVLEMHNWCTSTAGTALVAAGAPTELLRRMAGMLVEHQGGAAPASLSRGATLTDGWSMSEIVAQNDVDDTSCALEFLQAIDPIAYGDSVRRGVEGLLAVQGADGGFPTYVAGASSEPCMTAAAICGLAPHPDTLAARQRALTFLTESQLDDGGFEPGWSRSRLHTIFRARLAACTAGPEDHHVARMAERIERTVLETQNEDGGWGMQPGDPSDDISTAYGLITLCYGSDHRPIGRALSWLLAHQNADGGYSGPPDMVGPRPFPYSFPILTDAPVLLAFGHVRSRIWDTAAVLQGAN; encoded by the coding sequence GTGTACATAGCGGATCTGGAGTACGCGGCCCCGATGCCGTGGCCCGCCGAAGTCGACCCCGATCACGTGCGTGAGGCCACGGACCGGCTGATCGCCCACGTCGCCGGCAGGGTCGACGCCGACGGTGCGCTGCGCGAGGAGTGCCAGAGCAGGGTGCTGGAATCGGCGCTCGCCCTGTCGCTGATGACGCGCACGGGTACGGACTCGCCCGCCCGGGACCGCCTGCTCGACTTCCTCCGGGCGAACCAGGACTCCCCCGACAGGCTCGAACGCGTCCTCGCGGCCCTCGCCGTCGCACGGGCCACCGGCCGGGAGTCCGCCGGCGGCACCGAGCTGGTCGCCAAGCTGACGGAGGGCGTGCTCGGCGACGCCCCGGGGTTCATCTCCGCCCGCCGCCGCATGATGGTGTGCGCGGTGCTGTCCGTGCTCGGCTGCCCGCTGCCGCCCGAGGTCCTGGACGCGGTCGCCGACGAGGTCCCCTCCGACCCCCTGCACTCCTGGGCCGCCGTGCAGCAGGCCTCGGTGACCCTGATCCTCGCCGCCGCCGCGGGGGTGGACAACAAGGTCACCGCCGCCGCGCTGGAGACCCTGGCCGCCACGGACCCCGCGACGACGGTGTGGGAGGGCTACGCCCTGATGCACCTGCTGGTGCTGCACGGGCTCGCCGGTTTCCCGGGGAACGAGGAGACCGTGCGCAGCGGCCTGGAGACGCTGCTGCGCCACCAGCGCGCCGACGGCGGCTTCCCGTTCGTCCTGGAGATGCACAACTGGTGCACCTCGACCGCCGGTACGGCCCTGGTCGCGGCGGGCGCCCCGACGGAGCTGCTGCGCCGGATGGCGGGGATGCTCGTCGAGCACCAGGGCGGCGCCGCGCCCGCCTCGCTCTCCCGCGGTGCGACGCTCACCGACGGCTGGTCGATGTCGGAGATCGTGGCGCAGAACGACGTGGACGACACCTCGTGCGCCCTGGAGTTCCTCCAGGCAATCGACCCGATCGCCTACGGGGACTCCGTGCGCCGCGGGGTGGAAGGGCTGCTGGCGGTCCAGGGCGCCGACGGCGGGTTCCCCACGTACGTCGCCGGGGCCTCCTCCGAACCGTGCATGACGGCCGCGGCCATCTGCGGGCTCGCCCCGCACCCCGACACGCTGGCCGCCCGGCAGCGTGCCCTGACCTTCCTCACCGAAAGCCAGCTCGACGACGGCGGTTTCGAGCCGGGCTGGAGCCGCAGCCGGCTGCACACGATCTTCCGTGCGCGCCTCGCCGCGTGCACCGCGGGCCCCGAGGACCATCACGTGGCCCGCATGGCCGAGCGGATCGAGCGCACGGTCCTGGAGACGCAGAACGAGGACGGCGGCTGGGGGATGCAGCCGGGCGACCCCAGCGACGACATCAGCACCGCCTACGGGTTGATCACCCTGTGCTACGGGAGCGACCACCGGCCCATCGGGCGCGCGCTGTCCTGGCTGCTCGCGCACCAGAACGCGGACGGCGGCTACAGCGGCCCTCCCGACATGGTCGGCCCGCGCCCGTTCCCGTACAGCTTCCCCATCCTGACCGACGCTCCCGTGCTGCTCGCCTTCGGTCACGTCCGCTCCCGGATCTGGGACACGGCGGCCGTGCTCCAGGGAGCCAACTGA
- a CDS encoding FAD-binding oxidoreductase translates to MIDRRKFLVGAGGAALAATGASAVFPASASASVGARTRSGIRWGRLDERLSGHLVLPSDADYQRAKQLYQVQFDAANPRAVAYCKTPSDVAKCLTFAQNHDIEVAARSGGHSAAGYSTTQGLVIDVSGLNEVTLGAGNGTARIGTGAQLVDIANTLAPAGLGISGGYCPTVAAGGFFQGGGMGLFTRHIGMASDKVTAAKVVLADGRIVTASAEQHRDLFWALRGGGGGNFGIVTHYDVTPSPLTNVAAINIVWPYAQALEMLDGWAKWLVDAPHSIGSGMNVTLTDAAPGTVPTASIFLGSVDTGPAFDEEIARLLSIVGVPPVFKQKFTAPYKNVMMQLYRCAELTVDECHRDDTSPGGKVPRAAFGAWRSRLFKQTMPREGWAKALEVFESDRMPGQMRQLQISALGGEANKVARTATAYVHRDTLFSVSFLTANAVAPVADEAKASANRWVDAGFAAIDPYSNGETYQNFIDARLPDWERSYYAENYQRLRTVKAKYDPYKFFQFAQSVR, encoded by the coding sequence ATGATCGATCGCAGAAAGTTCCTTGTCGGCGCCGGCGGAGCCGCCCTCGCCGCGACCGGCGCGTCCGCCGTCTTCCCCGCTTCCGCCTCCGCGTCCGTGGGCGCCCGGACCCGGTCCGGGATCCGCTGGGGCCGGCTGGACGAGCGGCTCAGCGGACACCTGGTCCTGCCGTCCGACGCGGACTACCAGCGTGCGAAGCAGCTCTACCAGGTCCAGTTCGACGCCGCCAACCCCCGCGCGGTCGCCTACTGCAAGACCCCCTCCGACGTGGCGAAGTGTCTGACCTTCGCCCAGAACCACGACATCGAGGTCGCGGCGCGCAGCGGTGGCCACAGCGCCGCCGGCTACTCCACGACCCAGGGCCTCGTCATCGACGTGTCCGGGCTCAACGAGGTCACCCTCGGCGCCGGCAACGGCACCGCGCGGATCGGCACCGGCGCGCAGCTGGTCGACATCGCGAACACCCTCGCGCCGGCCGGGCTGGGCATATCCGGCGGCTACTGCCCGACCGTCGCGGCGGGCGGGTTCTTCCAGGGCGGCGGCATGGGCCTGTTCACCCGGCACATCGGCATGGCCTCGGACAAGGTGACCGCGGCGAAGGTGGTCCTCGCCGACGGCCGCATCGTGACCGCCTCGGCCGAGCAGCACCGGGACCTCTTCTGGGCCCTGCGCGGCGGCGGTGGCGGCAACTTCGGCATCGTGACCCACTACGACGTCACCCCCTCGCCCCTCACCAACGTGGCGGCCATCAATATCGTCTGGCCCTACGCCCAGGCGCTGGAGATGCTCGACGGCTGGGCGAAGTGGCTGGTCGACGCGCCGCACTCGATCGGCAGCGGCATGAACGTCACGCTCACGGACGCCGCCCCCGGCACCGTCCCGACCGCGTCGATCTTCCTCGGCTCCGTGGACACCGGTCCCGCCTTCGACGAGGAGATCGCCCGCCTCCTCTCGATCGTCGGTGTGCCCCCGGTGTTCAAGCAGAAGTTCACCGCCCCGTACAAGAACGTGATGATGCAGCTCTACCGCTGCGCCGAGCTCACCGTCGACGAGTGCCACCGCGACGACACCAGCCCGGGCGGCAAGGTCCCGCGCGCCGCGTTCGGCGCCTGGCGCAGCCGTCTGTTCAAGCAGACGATGCCGCGCGAGGGCTGGGCGAAGGCCCTGGAGGTCTTCGAGAGCGACCGGATGCCCGGCCAGATGCGTCAGCTGCAGATCTCCGCGCTGGGCGGCGAGGCCAACAAGGTGGCGCGCACCGCGACGGCCTACGTGCACCGCGACACGCTCTTCTCGGTCAGCTTCCTCACCGCGAACGCCGTCGCGCCGGTCGCCGACGAGGCCAAGGCCTCCGCGAACCGCTGGGTCGACGCGGGCTTCGCCGCCATCGACCCGTACTCGAACGGCGAGACCTACCAGAACTTCATCGACGCGCGGCTGCCCGACTGGGAGCGCTCGTACTACGCCGAGAACTACCAGCGGCTGCGCACGGTCAAGGCCAAGTACGACCCGTACAAGTTCTTCCAGTTCGCCCAGAGCGTCCGCTGA
- a CDS encoding FAD-dependent monooxygenase produces the protein MGTIEVPVLIVGGGGTGLSASAFLSDHGVGHVLVERRADTSRLPKAHYINQRTMEVFRQHGLDAEVREQGAPLEKFGKVRYQTTLTGAGPLDARLIHEMDGFGGGGLSETYAAAGPALSAKLPQVRLEPILREHAERRNPGRVLFGHELTSISEEGDRVTAEIRDVETGETTTVVAQYAIAADGGRTVGAALGVTMQGLPSLFDATTVYFSADLSEVWNEGSLITWFLNPYRQDLSSALIEMGPTWGKNCEEWGLHVHLAGVDRTDPQAVTARIREVLGLPELDVTLHDVTSWTVEAVLAEHYRHGRVFLAGDAAHRQPPAVGLGLNTGIQDAHNLAWKLAAVVAGNAPDSLLDTYEAERKPVGQFNLGWAMSAASHHQVVIDGAIGLGQHIPPERRTPVFFGYFAPTPVGAAQRQRAAEIFATHRGECQAHDVEIGFAYEAGAVVPDGSRPPARSALGDVYEPTTRPGHRLPHAWIERDGRRLSTHDLTGARTGFVLITGPEGTAWSEAAARASETFSVPVVAVAIGEGAEYADVDGAWEAVRQTAADGAVLVRPDNHVAWRSAGGEENPAEALAAALAQVLEQKAP, from the coding sequence ATGGGAACCATCGAAGTTCCGGTCCTGATCGTGGGCGGGGGCGGGACGGGCCTGTCGGCCTCCGCCTTCCTGTCCGACCACGGGGTCGGCCACGTGCTGGTGGAGCGCCGCGCGGACACCTCGCGGCTGCCGAAGGCGCACTACATCAACCAGCGCACGATGGAGGTCTTCCGCCAGCACGGTCTGGACGCGGAGGTGCGCGAACAGGGCGCGCCCCTGGAGAAGTTCGGCAAGGTCCGCTACCAGACCACGCTGACCGGCGCCGGTCCGCTGGACGCGCGGCTGATCCACGAGATGGACGGCTTCGGCGGCGGCGGGCTCAGCGAGACGTACGCGGCGGCCGGGCCCGCCCTGTCGGCGAAGCTGCCCCAGGTGCGGCTGGAGCCGATCCTGCGCGAGCACGCCGAGCGCCGCAATCCCGGTCGCGTCCTGTTCGGCCACGAGCTCACCTCGATCTCCGAGGAGGGCGACCGCGTCACCGCCGAGATCCGCGACGTCGAGACCGGTGAGACCACCACGGTCGTGGCGCAGTACGCCATCGCGGCCGACGGCGGCCGCACGGTCGGCGCGGCCCTCGGCGTGACCATGCAGGGCCTGCCCTCCCTGTTCGACGCCACGACGGTCTACTTCTCCGCCGACCTGTCGGAGGTGTGGAACGAGGGCTCGCTCATCACCTGGTTCCTCAACCCCTACCGCCAGGACCTCTCCAGCGCCCTCATCGAGATGGGTCCGACCTGGGGCAAGAACTGCGAGGAGTGGGGTCTGCACGTCCACCTCGCCGGCGTGGACCGCACCGACCCGCAGGCGGTGACCGCCCGGATCCGCGAGGTCCTCGGCCTGCCCGAGCTGGACGTGACCCTGCACGACGTGACGAGCTGGACCGTGGAGGCGGTGCTCGCCGAGCACTACCGCCACGGACGGGTCTTCCTCGCCGGTGACGCCGCGCACCGCCAGCCGCCCGCCGTCGGACTCGGCCTGAACACCGGCATCCAGGACGCGCACAACCTCGCCTGGAAGCTGGCGGCGGTCGTCGCCGGCAACGCTCCCGACAGCCTGCTCGACACCTACGAGGCGGAGCGCAAGCCGGTCGGCCAGTTCAACCTGGGCTGGGCCATGTCCGCGGCCTCCCACCACCAGGTCGTCATCGATGGGGCCATCGGCCTCGGCCAGCACATCCCGCCGGAGCGCCGTACGCCGGTGTTCTTCGGCTACTTCGCCCCGACCCCGGTCGGCGCCGCCCAGCGTCAGCGGGCCGCGGAGATCTTCGCGACCCACCGCGGCGAGTGCCAGGCCCACGACGTGGAGATCGGCTTCGCCTACGAGGCGGGCGCCGTCGTGCCCGACGGCAGCCGGCCGCCGGCCCGCTCGGCTCTGGGCGACGTGTACGAGCCCACCACCCGCCCGGGACACCGACTGCCCCACGCGTGGATCGAGCGGGACGGCCGTCGCCTGTCCACGCACGACCTGACCGGTGCCCGCACCGGCTTCGTCCTGATCACCGGCCCCGAGGGGACGGCGTGGTCCGAGGCGGCCGCCCGGGCGTCGGAGACGTTCTCGGTCCCGGTCGTCGCCGTCGCCATCGGTGAAGGCGCGGAGTACGCCGACGTCGACGGTGCGTGGGAGGCGGTCCGCCAGACGGCCGCCGACGGCGCCGTCCTGGTCCGGCCCGACAACCACGTCGCCTGGCGCAGCGCGGGCGGCGAGGAGAACCCGGCCGAGGCGCTGGCCGCCGCGCTCGCGCAGGTCCTGGAGCAGAAGGCCCCGTAA
- a CDS encoding aromatic prenyltransferase, with the protein MSEAAGSTEESPVHVLYAAIEEAAGLLDVECARDKVLPILDMYGDALAQAVVAFRLGTGRKHEGELDCRFTTPLDVDPYALAVEHGLTPRTDHPVGALLSDIRDACPIDSYGIDFGVVRGFKKIWLVFPRNDLQAISKLAGIPSMPPSLGKSIEFFDRYGMGETVGLLGIDYKHKTVNVYFGEPPTGGFAPEAVRSMLREVDQAEPSDQMLALGRQAFGIYVTLNWDNPKVERICFAVATEDPTSLTVQLDPKVERFVKHVLAADPTTKFVYAVASQPDGEYYKLQSYYRWQPGVLDIMQLEDGALENPV; encoded by the coding sequence ATGAGTGAGGCGGCCGGGAGCACCGAAGAAAGCCCGGTGCACGTTCTCTACGCGGCCATCGAGGAAGCGGCCGGCCTGCTGGACGTGGAGTGCGCGCGGGACAAGGTCCTGCCCATCCTGGACATGTACGGCGACGCCCTCGCGCAGGCCGTGGTCGCGTTCCGGCTCGGGACCGGCCGGAAGCACGAGGGTGAGCTCGACTGCCGGTTCACGACCCCGCTGGACGTGGACCCGTACGCGCTCGCCGTGGAACACGGCCTGACCCCGCGGACGGACCACCCCGTCGGTGCCCTGCTCTCGGACATCCGGGACGCCTGCCCGATCGACAGCTACGGAATCGACTTCGGGGTCGTCCGCGGTTTCAAGAAGATCTGGCTGGTCTTTCCCCGGAACGACCTGCAGGCGATTTCCAAGCTCGCCGGAATTCCGTCGATGCCGCCCAGCCTCGGGAAGAGCATCGAGTTCTTCGACCGGTACGGCATGGGCGAAACGGTCGGCCTGCTCGGGATCGACTACAAGCACAAGACCGTCAACGTGTACTTCGGCGAGCCCCCCACGGGCGGCTTCGCACCGGAGGCCGTGCGGTCGATGCTCCGCGAGGTCGACCAGGCGGAGCCGAGCGACCAGATGCTCGCACTCGGCCGGCAGGCCTTCGGCATCTACGTGACCCTGAACTGGGACAACCCGAAGGTCGAGCGGATCTGCTTCGCCGTGGCCACCGAGGACCCGACCTCGCTCACCGTCCAACTGGACCCGAAGGTCGAGCGGTTCGTGAAGCACGTGCTCGCGGCGGATCCCACCACGAAGTTCGTGTACGCCGTCGCCTCCCAGCCCGACGGCGAGTACTACAAGCTCCAGTCCTATTACCGGTGGCAGCCCGGAGTGCTCGACATCATGCAACTGGAAGACGGGGCGCTGGAAAACCCGGTCTAA